The Populus alba chromosome 6, ASM523922v2, whole genome shotgun sequence genome contains a region encoding:
- the LOC118047986 gene encoding uncharacterized protein, which produces MNTETMQRNRQGQGSRTSKPATIHSCAQSGDLLGFQRLLSGNPYLLNERNPVMAQTPLHVSAGYNRAEIIKFLLDWQGAEKVELEPRNMYGETPLHMAAKNGCSEAARLLLAHGAIIEAKANNGMTPLHLAVWYSIRVEDHSTVKTLLEYNADCSAEDNEGMTPLNHLSPGPRSEELCKLLQWHLEEQRKRKALEACSKTKAKMDELEDALSNVVGLHDLKIQLRKWAKGMLLDERRRALGMKVGLRRPPHMAFLGSPGTGKTMVARILGRLLHMVGVLPTDKVTEVQRTDLVGEFVGHTGPKTRRKIAEAEGGILFVDEAYRLIPSQKEDEKDYGIEALEEIMSVMDSGKVVVIFAGYSEPMKRVISSNEGFCRRVTKFFHFNDFSSEDLANICHIKMNNQDEGSSLYGFKLHSSCSGDVIGALIKRETTEKQRREMNGGLVNVMLANARETLDLRLDFNCIDTDELQTITLEDLEAGCQLL; this is translated from the exons ATGAACACAGAAACAATGCAGCGGAATCGTCAGGGTCAAGGGTCGAGAACTTCCAAGCCTGCCACCATTCATAGCTGTGCTCAATCGGGAGATCTTCTTGGGTTCCAAAGGTTACTCAGTGGAAACCCTTATCTCCTCAATGAAAGAAACCCTGTT ATGGCGCAGACTCCACTTCATGTTTCTGCTGGTTACAACAGGGCTGAGATAATTAAATTTCTTCTTGATTGGCAAGGAGCTGAGAAGGTTGAACTGGAGCCTAGGAATATG TATGGAGAAACTCCCTTACACATGGCAGCAAAGAATGGTTGCAGCGAAGCTGCACGGTTGCTTCTTGCTCATGGTGCTATTATTGAAGCCAAAGCGAAT AATGGAATGACACCGTTACACCTTGCAGTTTGGTACTCAATCAGAGTGGAAGATCACTCAACTGTTAAGACATTGCTGGAGTATAATGCTGACTGCAGTGCAGAGGACAAT GAAGGCATGACTCCTTTGAATCATCTCTCACCGGGTCCAAGGAGTGAGGAGTTGTGTAAACTATTGCAGTGGCATCTTGAAGAGCAGAGAAAGAGAAAAGCACTTGAAGCATGCTCTAAAACAAAAGCTAAGATGGATGAACTTGAAGATGCTTTATCAAATGTTGTGGGGTTGCATGACCTCAAGATACAACTGAGAAAATGGGCAAAGGGGATGCTTTTGGATGAGAGGCGCAGGGCCCTTGGTATGAAAGTTGGTCTGAGAAGACCGCCTCATATGGCTTTCTTGGGAAGCCCTGGAACAG GTAAGACCATGGTAGCTCGAATACTTGGAAGATTACTGCATATGGTAGGAGTTCTACCTACTGACAAGGTAACAGAAGTACAACGTACAGATTTGGTTGGTGAATTTGTTGGTCACACTGGACCCAAGACTAGAAGAAAG ATTGCAGAAGCAGAGGGAGGAATTCTTTTTGTGGATGAAGCATATCGGCTTATACCATCGCAGAAAGAGGATGAGAAGGACTATGGGATTGAAGCCTTGGAAGAAATTATGTCTGTTATGGACAGTGGAAAAGTCGTAGTCATATTTGCTGGCTATAGTGAACCTATGAAGCGTGTGATATCTTCAAATGAGGGTTTCTGTAGAAGGGTTACCaagtttttccattttaatgACTTCTCTTCTGAAGATTTAGCAAATATTTGCCACATCAAGATGAATAATCAGGATGAAGGTAGTTCACTGTATGGTTTTAAATTACATTCTTCATGCAGTGGAGATGTCATTGGTGCCCtgatcaagagagaaacaacaGAAAAGCAGCGTAGGGAAATGAATGGAGGTTTAGTAAATGTCATGTTAGCTAATGCTAGAGAGACTTTGGATCTCAGGCTTGATTTCAACTGTATCGATACCGATGAACTGCAGACCATCACCTTAGAGGATTTGGAAGCTGGCTGTCAACTGTTGTAG